From one Treponema denticola genomic stretch:
- a CDS encoding divergent PAP2 family protein codes for MLETMYKTQWIMFFSSPIFLSAITSWMMSQVIKTIFALFNASIKTPIDFFELVFWRTGGMPSSHSALVASLTVSIGIRQGFDSDLFIFACFMALIVIRDAVGVRRSSGLQAKALNDLGAKFAEKNEGYHFRAVREIQGHKPVEAVAGIILGIITSILFAYFG; via the coding sequence ATGTTGGAAACGATGTATAAAACGCAGTGGATTATGTTTTTTTCCAGTCCGATTTTTTTGTCCGCCATAACAAGCTGGATGATGAGTCAGGTTATAAAGACTATTTTTGCATTGTTTAATGCCTCAATAAAGACCCCTATAGATTTTTTTGAGCTGGTTTTTTGGCGTACCGGCGGAATGCCTTCAAGTCACTCCGCTCTTGTAGCATCTTTAACCGTCAGCATAGGTATAAGGCAGGGGTTTGACTCGGATCTTTTTATTTTTGCGTGTTTTATGGCCCTTATAGTTATAAGGGATGCTGTAGGAGTAAGAAGGTCCAGCGGTTTGCAGGCTAAGGCTCTAAATGACCTCGGTGCAAAATTTGCCGAAAAAAATGAAGGTTATCATTTTAGGGCTGTAAGGGAAATCCAAGGACACAAGCCCGTTGAAGCTGTTGCCGGAATTATTCTTGGTATAATTACATCAATATTGTTTGCTTATTTTGGATAA
- a CDS encoding pseudouridine synthase, giving the protein MSKENKFFYIGEDDSGRRLDRVIRKFLGKMPLSGVYSAIRRGKIKVNGKKENGAYLTQKGDEITMDLSLFGLTAPFSEDQTNSAISKPDVLLKTDDLLFINKRLGELVHGEKSLCEAVLKYFPPKEKSLSFKVGALHRLDKDTSGILAFSQSLKGAQEFSKALQEGKIGKFYIGITEGRPFLNEFKSKIDGKECLCLIKILDFSKEENLSLVLFNLITGRKHQIRIQCSQFGTPLLNDKKYGSKQKKVFSKDLSKKTAYFLHAYKLIFSEPFLDDLPKEITAPLPENFKRAVKSLFKGTSKNLVGFLDLINLKT; this is encoded by the coding sequence ATGAGTAAAGAAAATAAGTTTTTTTATATAGGCGAAGATGATTCAGGCAGGAGACTGGACCGTGTAATACGGAAATTTTTAGGAAAGATGCCTCTTTCGGGCGTATATTCGGCAATACGCAGAGGGAAGATAAAAGTAAACGGCAAAAAGGAAAATGGGGCCTACCTGACTCAAAAAGGCGATGAAATTACAATGGATTTGAGCCTATTCGGCTTAACTGCCCCCTTCTCCGAAGATCAAACAAATTCTGCAATTTCAAAACCTGATGTTCTATTAAAAACCGATGATTTACTCTTTATAAACAAAAGACTCGGAGAGCTTGTACACGGAGAAAAAAGTCTTTGTGAGGCTGTTTTAAAATATTTTCCGCCCAAAGAAAAAAGTCTTTCCTTTAAAGTAGGAGCCCTGCATAGACTGGATAAGGATACAAGCGGAATTCTAGCCTTTTCTCAAAGTTTAAAAGGAGCCCAAGAATTTTCAAAGGCCCTACAGGAAGGAAAGATAGGTAAATTCTACATAGGAATAACTGAGGGGCGTCCTTTTTTAAACGAATTTAAAAGCAAAATCGATGGAAAAGAATGTCTTTGTCTTATAAAAATCCTTGATTTTTCAAAAGAAGAAAATTTAAGCCTTGTGCTTTTTAACCTTATAACCGGAAGGAAGCACCAAATAAGAATACAATGCTCGCAGTTCGGCACTCCCCTTTTAAACGATAAAAAATACGGCTCAAAACAAAAAAAAGTATTTTCTAAAGATTTATCAAAAAAAACTGCATATTTTTTACACGCCTATAAGTTAATATTTTCGGAACCGTTTTTAGATGATTTACCAAAGGAGATTACCGCCCCCCTTCCCGAAAACTTTAAGAGGGCGGTTAAAAGTTTATTTAAGGGTACCTCTAAAAACCTTGTTGGATTTTTAGATTTGATAAACTTAAAAACTTAG